A single genomic interval of Treponema sp. J25 harbors:
- a CDS encoding SLC13 family permease — protein MQYLVLGITILMYGLIIVFSEKKAFIAMAAALIMMALGVVSPQEAFTKMVNWNVLMIFVGSLVIAELFIYSRVPARIADTLIDASPNVGLAIVAILMMTGFISAFVENVATVLVMAPIALALSKKLNMTPKYFMIGLAIMANLQGTATLVGDPPSMIFADYAHYSFNDFFFYQGKPSIFFAVQVGMIVGALYLYFYFIKAGAQKVEIEKEPVKSYVPTILLVLMILGLAAASFLHSGVSLLSGLIVVGLALVGILWYRLVCKESRETTLKMIRELDWDTTLFLIGIFIVVGGVTKVGLLDTFARILQGWIGDNVLLGFLAIVGVSTLISGFVDNVPYIVVMLPVAATLARALNLRPELYMFGLLIGSCLGGNLTPFGASANVVSVGILKKEGVKMGFFDWLSVGLPFTLLTTGATSLFIWLVWK, from the coding sequence ATGCAGTACCTGGTTTTAGGGATCACCATACTTATGTATGGGTTGATCATTGTTTTTTCGGAGAAGAAGGCCTTTATTGCAATGGCGGCGGCCCTTATCATGATGGCCCTGGGGGTGGTGTCTCCCCAGGAGGCCTTTACGAAAATGGTCAACTGGAACGTCCTCATGATTTTTGTGGGGAGCCTTGTCATTGCGGAACTCTTCATTTATTCCCGGGTTCCCGCCCGCATCGCCGATACCCTCATCGACGCTTCTCCGAATGTGGGGCTTGCCATCGTGGCCATTTTGATGATGACCGGTTTTATTTCTGCCTTTGTAGAAAACGTGGCGACGGTGCTGGTGATGGCACCCATCGCCCTGGCCCTTTCCAAAAAGCTCAACATGACCCCCAAGTATTTTATGATTGGCCTTGCCATCATGGCGAACCTTCAGGGAACGGCGACCCTCGTGGGGGACCCTCCCTCCATGATTTTTGCTGACTATGCCCACTATAGTTTTAATGACTTCTTCTTTTATCAAGGTAAGCCTTCTATTTTCTTTGCTGTCCAGGTGGGAATGATTGTGGGGGCCCTGTACCTTTATTTCTATTTTATAAAGGCGGGGGCTCAGAAAGTAGAAATAGAAAAGGAACCGGTTAAATCGTATGTCCCCACGATCCTGCTGGTGCTGATGATTCTGGGGCTTGCGGCGGCTTCTTTCTTGCATTCCGGCGTTTCGCTGCTCTCCGGGCTTATCGTGGTGGGACTTGCCCTGGTGGGGATTCTGTGGTACCGCCTGGTGTGTAAGGAAAGCCGGGAAACCACCCTGAAGATGATTCGAGAATTGGACTGGGATACGACCCTCTTTTTGATCGGCATTTTTATTGTGGTGGGGGGAGTAACCAAGGTGGGATTGCTGGATACCTTTGCGCGAATCTTGCAGGGCTGGATAGGGGACAACGTGTTGCTGGGCTTCCTTGCTATTGTAGGGGTTTCTACCCTGATTTCTGGTTTTGTGGATAATGTGCCCTACATTGTGGTGATGTTGCCGGTGGCGGCAACCCTGGCGCGGGCGCTTAACCTGCGGCCAGAGCTGTATATGTTTGGCCTTCTTATCGGTTCCTGTTTGGGAGGGAACCTTACCCCCTTTGGGGCCTCAGCGAACGTGGTTTCCGTAGGTATCCTGAAAAAGGAGGGGGTAAAAATGGGCTTCTTCGATTGGCTTTCCGTAGGGCTTCCTTTTACCCTCCTTACCACGGGAGCCACAAGCCTATTTATCTGGCTTGTGTGGAAGTAA